gtttttcaaCTAATTGATTCTAGTTGGCTACACTTCTAGTTGATTCCCTAGCGAAAACGAAATTTTAATGACTCTGTCTCACTATAAATCTGTATTCTCtcttaaaataataatagaatatttaaaagtaaatcaatcaatATCGGTAGAAGTTTAGACCATCGTAATTTGAGTAAGAAGCCATAAACTAATTGTGTGAGTGCGTTTTAAACGAAAGAGTAGGGGAGAAACTTACCCGAAGGATCGAAGGGATACCCAGCCAAAGAGCAAAAGCATTCACATGGAGGACATGGAGAATGAATAGTTGTGGCCTCCTTCAACGGCCATTGGGAGAGTGGTCCAACTTTGAATACAATGAAACAAAAACTCATCCAAATAAGAACCCACTTCAAAACGCCATGTGGTGGATGAACCCTCCACGCCCTCATTGCAAAAATGCAAACTTTGACTCTCAGAACTTACTCAATGTTCTCAAGTGCAAAAGTCATGGTACCATGTTAGCATGACTCGGTGTAATACTGTGAAGCAATCGCGCTGTGTGTgtgtgagaaagagagagagagattgagaGAAAGAAGATTATAGAATAGCACAAGTAAAGGATCAGGTCATGGAGGTTAGCTCTTTTCAATTATAAACTTGAGAATAAAAAACCACTATATTCTGGGAATTCAACCATAGTTGCTACATTAATATTACCAATAATCTCCACATGAACAAGATCCATTCTTAAAATGGTGAAATCTGCTATTATCCCTGACAATGATTTCCCTGTTAACAATCTTTGCAATAAACTTAATTGCTGTATGGCAGTCCACACAAACCCGAATATTCTTTATTACGCGGATAGTTGTACCTGCAGGAGTGCTAATGATGCCAAATGCTATGGCAAGCCTCTCACTGTGGGTGAGTAACAAGTCACGTTTGTGTTCCTCATCAACATCATGAAGTGCCTCACTTGTGTCAAGAACATAACCTTCTTTCTCCATCTGCTCCAATAATACATACAATGCCTCGTTTATTTTGTCATAATATGGATGTGACTTATCTCCAGCCGTAAAAGTATGGACTTTGTATCCAACTTCAATCCAGCTGCATGCTGGAGTCTTCTTCAAGCCCTTTTTCCTCATGTAGGTTCTCAACTTTGAAGCATCTTTCCATCTTTGAGCTGATGAATAGATGTTTGACATCAAAATATAAGCACCTATGTTTTCAGGATCGACCAAAATTATCTTGTCGAGAACCTTCTCGGCTAATTCAACATTCTTATGAGCCCTACAAGCAGCCAACAATGTCGACCACACACTTCCGGTCGGTTGAACTCTCATTTTGCAGATAAAGTCATAGGCTTCCTCCAATCTTCCAGCTCTGCCAAGCAAGTCGGCAACAGCAGCATAGTGCTCCAGGCCAGGAGTAATACCAAACTCCTGTTCCATACTGTAGAAATACTTCCAAGCTTCATCTACCAACCCTGCATGACTGCAAGCCGTTAGAACAGCCATAAATGCCACATAGTTGGGTTCTACTCCATCCATTAGCATCTGCTCAAAGAAAGAAACTGCATCAAGAGCATGGCCATGCATAGCGCATCCCATAATGATGGCAGTCCATGATACCATGTCATTTGCCTctattttgtcaaaaatatatctAGCCATCTTGATGTTGCCACATTTGGCATACATATCCATCAGAGAGCTCGCTATAAATTTATTATCATCAAATCCAATTCTAATAATATATCCATGGATCTGTTTCCCCAAACTGAGGGCAGTCAAGTGAGCACAAGCCGGTATTACACTGGAGAAGGAAACATGCATGGGTTTGACTTTGTCCTTCAACATTTGGCGGAAGAACATGAGCCCCTGATCGAATTTACCATTCTGCACAGAGCCTGCAATGATAGAGTTCCAAGAAATAGCATCTCTCTTGGGCAAGAGGTAGAAGGAACGAAGCGAGTATTCGACGCGAGTACATTTTGCGTACATGTCAATTAAGCTGCTTCCAATGAAAACATCCgcatccaacccatttctgatagcATATCCATGAATCTCTTTTCCTTTAATAAGATcagcatgctctgcaaagatAGGGAGAATGCTTGACAAGGTATAGGCATCAGGCTTCAAGTGGGCTCTAGCCATCTCCCTGACCAAGGCCAATGCTTCCTCATACATGCCATTTTGAGCATTTCCGGCAATGACAGTGCTCCAAGAAACAACATCCCTCACAGGCATTCTATCAAATACCTTTCTGACATTATCTATGTTCATATTGACAGCAGCCATGGTGCTGCAGTTGGCTCTGCCTCTCTCAGACAATCCATCAAGCACCTTACCTGCACGGCCCcccaagccatgaaacttagagtACATATTCATCAAGGCATTGGCTGTGTACAAATCAAAATCGAAGCCGAGGCGAAGGATGCAGGCATGAAGAGATTGGCCGAGGTAGAAGTCCTTCAAGAGGGCGCAGGCTTTAAGGAGAGAAGGGAAGACATGGCGGTTAGGGCGAATGCCAAGTGCCCTCATTTGACTAAAGGAAGAGAAGGAATGGTGGAAGAAGCCATGGAAAGTGTAGCACTTGATGATGGAGCTCCAAGCAAGAGGAGGAGGGGAACGAAGGGAACGGAAGAGGAGGATTGAATCATGGTAGAGGTTAAGGTTGGTGTAGAGTGAGAGAATGGAGGAGTTGTCTGAGTGCCAAGATCCTTTGGTCTTCACAATGCGGGCATGGAGTTTTTTGGCCTCGCGCACGCAACTCATGCTTGCATGTCGTGATTCATGGATGAGAACCACTATTGAACAATGTAAAACTACAACCAAATAAAAATGGCATAATAAATCCTCACCAGAATGATTGAATAAAATTCATTTGGAATTGGATCTTGTTGAATTCCTGTGCTCCAGAGAATTTCTGATGCTTTCTAGGTGACAAAATATCATTACCAGAATGTCTAGGGGATTCTTTATTGTTTAAGGCCGATGAAACAGATCCAAATTTTTCAACAAAGTCAGAAGGCCACCATGAAACATTAGAGGACCCTTGCTCTGAAGGGCCTGCATCTTCTTGTGTCTCGTCCATGATCTTATATGTTTGGAAATTAAATCCATCTTGCCACAGTTCTTAACCCATAAGAGACATATCAAGCTAAAGATAGTCCTTTAATTGCAAATCATTGAAATATAAACTTCAGCAGCTTCAATTGTACCAAGCTGCAGCCTGAATGAGTCAAATAACAAAATATGAAAATGAGAAATCAACATTACCAAACAAAAGGAAATAGAATTTTCAAAATCGCATAACAAATGAAAAGCATGTACAAGTACAACTAAGAGGCAATAAAATCACCATATAAAAATGAGGCTTGCAATTTTGTTACAATTGCCTCGGCCCCATccatatatcatatataaatcTGTTAAGGTTGTAAAATCGTTCATTGATCCATTAGCCATCACGTtcaattatttatgaaaaagtaaaatttCAAAAGTGGACATTTATTTCTTAATGGAGGTCATATTTTTAATTGGTCCATGCATGAACTGAACTTTTCAAATacaatttttatcatataaatGGACTAATGGTTTGGTTTTGACCCATCCATTTTCACTGATAAAAAAAATCCATATTTGGAGCTCATAGGATATAAGCAAACACAATGTAAGTCAGAATCATCCACATTTACAACAGATGATACTAAATGTGTGGGGCAGGTAATCTTCCATTACTCTCTGAAAGAAAGAAACCACATGATAAAAGGTTGACTATTGAGAATTTCTATATATCATTTCCAACAGGGATCCATTTTCCATTAATGAAAATTGTACATGACGCATCCTTGTACATCAATGATGCAGAAAACTGATTCGTAGTCTAGAAATACAAGGAAAACAAAAAACTAGGTTAAATGACAGAATTTATCTTCAGTATTGCATAAGTGGACAAGGTTTATACTGCATATCCATGAAGTAATCAAATAACTTGAGCATTCTTGTAATGGACAAACATCTTATGTTCACATCCTTGCCCATAATGCTCTCGGGATTTACATAAATGCACAAGTTAAACTATGATGTGCTAAGATAGAACTACACAGGTTACTGATGTCAAATTATGCTAACATCCAAGTAATGTTATTTATTCAATTGTAAATCCAAATGCACCATTGCACCATcatctataaatatatattaattttttgaacTTGAGTTTTACAATTATCTAAACCTATTACaaattaatcaataatttttAAGTACAAATACAATTAGCATCAATTTGTCTCTTCTAAACCTACATTAAAACAGCAAAAATCAAGTCCAAAAAAAGTAACATAgaataactttaaaaaaaaaaaaaaaaaacctcacgTCTACACTGCAGAAGGCCAGAAGTAGAACAAAAGTCAGCAGTCAGGGACAGGTTGGGGCCGTTCCACCGTTGCAGAGGCAGGCCACCGGCGAGGAGAGGGTGGCCGCATGAGCAGGGCTCCGGCACAAGCAGAGCAGACCCAGCAGAGGAGGGAACCAACACGAGGGTGACAGAGACGGAGGAAGAAGAGACAGAGGAGGCACGAGGCGGAGGCGGATGCAGAGAAGGTGTGCCACGGCGGAGCCAACACGGCCAGGACGACACAGACGGAGGCGAGCAGGGGCGCGGACGAAGCAGATGCGATCAACAACTGGCGGCACGGAGATGAGGCAGAGTTTCCAGCGAGAGGCGCGGAAACGAGGCGGTGACCGTGTGGTGAAGGTGAGTGAGGTAGAGAGGTGAGAGTGTGAGAGCctgtgagagtgagagtgagagcgCAACTGAGGTTGGGATGCAAGTCTGATCAaagttctgaaaaccggaccggtcatcgaaccgctctagaCATTGGTTCACTAGTTTACCGGTCCAACTGGTTTAACCGTCGTCTAACCGAAAaaatcgttttataataaaaataataaattataaataaataaataagtatgcaaattgaattaataaataaataaataaataagcaaattaattttttaatgaataaaaagagCAACTAATTATGGAAGAGAAAAAGAACATGAATATATGATTACATGAAATGAAATGAGGAAAGAATTGAACTGATCAGAAGAAAGTGTGATAGATGAGTGATTGTTGAAAGAGAAAGGAGAGTGAATAGCAGCAGAAGAAATATTATAATTGAGCCTTAGGTTAAGCAAACCCATGACGCTGTTTCCAGAATTCAAGAGAAAGAGGAGATTCCATCGAAGGAAGTTAGTTAAATTGCTTCCGATACAACCACTACCAGTTATTCATCTTCCCTGAATTAAGATTAGCCGTATCGTTCGAAATGGGAAGATTAGCAGCCAAAATTATTATCCACAGATGTATATTCGCAAATGTTTCTTGGTTCATACTATTATCCATAATTGAAATCAATAAATCACCAAGGTAGTCACAATCTAAGTAAAAATTAAATCACAGAACAGTAAAACAAACACAACAACTCAGCAACACATCATTAATCAATAATCAGTAAATTAAAATCACAAGTTCAAACTTTGCAATGTGAAATTAACAACATTCAAACTTCACACACAATTACTTTCAAGTTGACATAATAGTGATTAATCAAATAATAGCTTAAGTGGATCTATACCTTATTTTTCTGATACAGCTACAATCACTACAATTTTATAAGTTAATCCCCTGTTTAGATGATAAGTACAGTTTATTTGGTTATAAAAGAGAAAAGGGTGTCATAGCAAATTCTGTTTTCGCAGAAACTTGGAGAATAACAACTTCGCTGGTTTAGTTCCCAGTGAACTCCTTAATAGATCAAAGAAATTAAAGGTTCACTATTATTGAGGCATGCATGCTTAGTTAATAGCAAAtagcaaggttgcgagaaccggaccggtcaataaaccagtaaagttactggttcactggttcgaccggggttcaaccggtttaattaaatattaaataaaattattaaaaaacctatatataatttcaaatatattAATTCAACTTATAATCTTTTCATCAATAGAGCTAAGATGTCGAGTTTCATACCTTTTAAGACCAAAAGAAATAACTTAGATAATCAATTACTTATTAATTCCAAGAACTCCTCCAATGACCCCCAATAGTATTGCTGCTAGTACGTCGCCGGCGCTGTATGTTACCTTGGGAAGAACCAACATCATACATTATCAGACCACCTTCTCCGAATAAGCCGCATTTCCTGGTGGCGTAAAGCTGAATTGCAGCTCTTAAAACAATAGCAACTACTGCTGTGGTGAAAAACGTCCTCCACCAAAGAGCACTCCTCcacctaaagaaaaagaaagaaaattatgaGTTTTCACTTTTCAGGCTATGCTATGTAACATCTTTGTTTGCTACTCTTTTTACACATTGATGATCAAAGCAACGTAAACTCTTACATCTAGTTAACATTTTATGGAGAATGTTTGAAAAATTGGATTGGTAAGTTTTTCTTTCCCTCAATATCAAATTTACAAGCTATAGATAGTATGAGATTGAGAGAGTAAGAATGAATAGTCTAAGCAGAAATAGATAGATACCATGAAGCTGcctcttcaagggcaaagaggaCACCACCTACTGGTGCGCGAAAGGCAGCAGCAACACCAGCAGCCGAGCCACAGATCATAATCAACAAATTATTccaaaatcataataataaaaataacaactcagaattattataatcaacaaaaacaaaataaaaaaacaaaaacaacaactcacattacaatcaacaaaatagaaaaaagaatgcAACAGCAACAAAAGTTCTATCCTGGCAATCACGCTCCAAAATCAACTAAAATAGCAATTCAGAATCTGAGTATCAGCATAACCAACTCCAGTTTCATAAACATAGGCAA
This region of Arachis hypogaea cultivar Tifrunner chromosome 8, arahy.Tifrunner.gnm2.J5K5, whole genome shotgun sequence genomic DNA includes:
- the LOC112707203 gene encoding putative pentatricopeptide repeat-containing protein At3g23330, coding for MSCVREAKKLHARIVKTKGSWHSDNSSILSLYTNLNLYHDSILLFRSLRSPPPLAWSSIIKCYTFHGFFHHSFSSFSQMRALGIRPNRHVFPSLLKACALLKDFYLGQSLHACILRLGFDFDLYTANALMNMYSKFHGLGGRAGKVLDGLSERGRANCSTMAAVNMNIDNVRKVFDRMPVRDVVSWSTVIAGNAQNGMYEEALALVREMARAHLKPDAYTLSSILPIFAEHADLIKGKEIHGYAIRNGLDADVFIGSSLIDMYAKCTRVEYSLRSFYLLPKRDAISWNSIIAGSVQNGKFDQGLMFFRQMLKDKVKPMHVSFSSVIPACAHLTALSLGKQIHGYIIRIGFDDNKFIASSLMDMYAKCGNIKMARYIFDKIEANDMVSWTAIIMGCAMHGHALDAVSFFEQMLMDGVEPNYVAFMAVLTACSHAGLVDEAWKYFYSMEQEFGITPGLEHYAAVADLLGRAGRLEEAYDFICKMRVQPTGSVWSTLLAACRAHKNVELAEKVLDKIILVDPENIGAYILMSNIYSSAQRWKDASKLRTYMRKKGLKKTPACSWIEVGYKVHTFTAGDKSHPYYDKINEALYVLLEQMEKEGYVLDTSEALHDVDEEHKRDLLLTHSERLAIAFGIISTPAGTTIRVIKNIRVCVDCHTAIKFIAKIVNREIIVRDNSRFHHFKNGSCSCGDYW